In a single window of the Streptomyces sp. NBC_00094 genome:
- the purM gene encoding phosphoribosylformylglycinamidine cyclo-ligase, protein MSESTSAGSGASYASAGVDIEAGDRAVELMKEWVKKTQRAEVLGGLGGFAGLFDASALKRYERPLLASATDGVGTKVDIARQMGVYDTIGHDLVAMVMDDIVVCGAEPLFMTDYICVGKVHPERVAAIVKGIAEGCVLAGCALVGGETAEHPGLLGPDDFDVAGAGTGVVEYDRLLGADRIRTGDAVIAMASSGLHSNGYSLVRHVVFDRAGMTLDQRVEELGRTLGEELLEPTKIYSLDCLALTRTTDVHAYSHITGGGLAANLARVIPDGLHATVDRSTWTPGAIFDLVGKAGQVERLELEKTLNMGVGMMAVVPADSVDAALTTLADRGVEAWVAGEITERGAHTTGAELVGDYAK, encoded by the coding sequence GAGCGCGGGCGTCGACATCGAGGCGGGCGACCGCGCCGTCGAGCTCATGAAGGAGTGGGTGAAGAAGACGCAGCGCGCCGAGGTCCTTGGTGGCCTCGGCGGTTTCGCCGGCCTCTTCGACGCCTCCGCCCTCAAGCGCTACGAGCGGCCGCTGCTCGCCTCCGCGACCGACGGCGTCGGCACGAAGGTCGACATCGCCCGCCAGATGGGCGTGTACGACACCATCGGCCACGACCTGGTCGCGATGGTCATGGACGACATCGTCGTCTGCGGCGCCGAGCCGCTCTTCATGACCGACTACATCTGCGTCGGCAAGGTCCACCCGGAGCGGGTCGCCGCCATCGTCAAGGGCATCGCCGAGGGCTGCGTCCTCGCCGGCTGCGCCCTCGTCGGCGGCGAGACCGCGGAGCACCCGGGTCTCCTCGGCCCGGACGACTTCGACGTCGCCGGCGCCGGCACGGGTGTCGTGGAGTACGACCGGCTGCTCGGCGCCGATCGCATCCGTACGGGGGACGCGGTCATCGCCATGGCCTCCTCGGGTCTTCACTCCAACGGGTACTCGCTCGTCCGGCACGTGGTCTTCGACCGCGCCGGCATGACCCTGGACCAGCGTGTCGAGGAGCTCGGCCGGACCCTCGGCGAGGAGCTCCTGGAGCCCACCAAGATCTACTCGCTGGACTGCCTGGCCCTCACCAGGACCACGGACGTCCACGCGTACAGCCACATCACGGGCGGCGGTCTCGCCGCCAACCTGGCCCGGGTGATCCCGGACGGCCTGCACGCCACGGTCGACCGCTCCACCTGGACCCCCGGCGCGATCTTCGACCTGGTCGGCAAGGCCGGTCAGGTGGAGCGCCTGGAGCTGGAGAAGACCCTGAACATGGGCGTCGGCATGATGGCCGTCGTGCCGGCCGACTCCGTGGACGCGGCCCTGACGACCCTCGCGGACCGCGGGGTCGAGGCGTGGGTCGCGGGCGAGATCACCGAGCGCGGCGCGCACACCACCGGCGCGGAGCTGGTCGGGGACTACGCGAAGTAG
- a CDS encoding DUF3073 domain-containing protein, which produces MGRGRAKAKQTKVARQLKYSSGGTDLSRLANELGASTSNQPPNGEPFEDDDEEDDPYAQYASLYDDEDEDEDDESGPSSPRRA; this is translated from the coding sequence ATGGGGCGCGGCCGGGCAAAGGCCAAGCAGACCAAGGTCGCCCGCCAGCTGAAGTACAGCAGCGGCGGGACTGACCTGTCGCGTCTGGCCAATGAGCTGGGCGCTTCGACTTCGAACCAGCCGCCGAATGGCGAGCCGTTCGAGGACGACGACGAGGAAGACGACCCGTACGCGCAGTACGCGTCTCTCTACGACGACGAGGACGAGGACGAGGACGACGAGTCCGGTCCGTCGTCCCCACGTCGCGCTTGA